From one Musa acuminata AAA Group cultivar baxijiao chromosome BXJ2-6, Cavendish_Baxijiao_AAA, whole genome shotgun sequence genomic stretch:
- the LOC103988372 gene encoding putative clathrin assembly protein At1g33340 encodes MLVTAKSKLWAALGSSKARHGGRKKKLLVRIQVAVAKCTGHGDVPIEDRYVDEILFLVSNAPVSAAFLSRRISARLAATRDPVVALKTLLLLHRLLRGGDRRFERDIGTLWSSGELEMDLSWCSHSFLVSYSSFLGDRMGWIINHAGMLEPIGAPQSHEEEEAESILHMISRCQVFLDRAMDCLPHEEPSWPSQVMQSALDIILKESFRVYRSFCDGLAILGKSSGDLALGILKEACIQTPRLHEFYENCKRRNLGKILDFPSVRIITIDQVSSMRQHQNEVQENNVEESEASRSRFLWKLETKISQVWVAFDEEDSTTCVSSAGESRG; translated from the coding sequence ATGCTCGTGACGGCGAAGAGCAAGCTTTGGGCAGCTCTGGGCTCGTCCAAAGCCCGCCATGGCGGCAGGAAGAAGAAGCTCCTCGTCCGGATACAGGTCGCCGTGGCGAAGTGCACCGGCCACGGCGACGTGCCCATCGAGGACAGGTACGTGGACGAGATCCTCTTCCTCGTCTCCAACGCTCCTGTTTCCGCTGCCTTCCTCTCGAGGAGGATTTCGGCGCGGCTGGCGGCCACACGAGACCCGGTGGTGGCCCTGAAGACCCTCCTGCTTCTCCACCGCCTCCTCCGGGGAGGCGACCGCCGATTCGAGCGGGACATAGGCACCCTGTGGTCGTCGGGAGAGCTCGAGATGGATCTGTCATGGTGCTCTCACTCTTTTCTCGTTAGCTACTCCTCGTTTCTGGGAGACAGGATGGGTTGGATCATAAACCACGCCGGTATGCTGGAGCCAATTGGGGCACCGCAATCGCACGAGGAAGAGGAAGCTGAATCGATCCTGCACATGATATCGAGATGCCAAGTGTTTCTCGATCGGGCAATGGATTGCCTGCCGCATGAGGAGCCGTCATGGCCAAGCCAGGTGATGCAGTCAGCACTCGACATCATCCTGAAAGAAAGCTTTCGAGTTTATCGCAGCTTCTGTGATGGGCTAGCAATACTTGGGAAATCTTCAGGAGATTTAGCTCTCGGCATCCTAAAAGAGGCATGCATCCAAACCCCCAGACTTCACGAGTTCTACGAGAATTGCAAGAGAAGAAACCTTGGGAAGATCTTAGACTTCCCGTCCGTTCGAATCATCACCATAGACCAAGTATCATCCATGCGGCAGCACCAGAATGAGGTCCAGGAAAACAATGTGGAAGAAAGCGAAGCATCAAGAAGTAGGTTTTTGTGGAAGCTGGAGACGAAGATAAGCCAAGTATGGGTTGCATTCGATGAGGAAGATTCGACGACTTGTGTCAGCTCTGCCGGTGAGAGTCGTGGTTAG